From Actinosynnema mirum DSM 43827, a single genomic window includes:
- a CDS encoding MFS transporter, with protein sequence MNPERRRRALLPVVLSATFAQLLNVTLVQVAAPVLRADLGAGPGAAHLVLAAFTLGHACPLIASARLGDSFGHRALFALGAALFALATAACAVAPSTGALVAARLLQGAGSGIVAPQVFSLIRTALPAHRHGRALAAFGAVIGTASAIGPVLGGALLAADPLGLGWRALFLAQLPVALAALAGSALLPAAEKARDGKARTGKARTGKARTGKAQTGRPQAPQRVDALGAALVAACCAALVLPLAVGPDAGWPPWAFASLGAAVVLGAAFLLSQRLRADPLVHPEALRHRATRTGVLVVLVFNAGVPSLTYLVLLHLQEQGRTPLQAALVNTPYALAAVLGSALAPALAEHRRTTPAAAAALALVTAALTALPLGPVPLALGGAAFGLFTSTVFALVLSRAPEPAAASVAGLLPTAQQLGGTVGVALAGTAHAAGGFPAAMAYEALVFALAAAGASRLVTGGPATTKPATAKPSTADSS encoded by the coding sequence GTGAACCCGGAACGGCGGCGCCGGGCGCTGCTGCCGGTGGTGCTCTCGGCCACCTTCGCCCAGCTGCTGAACGTCACCCTCGTCCAGGTCGCCGCGCCCGTGCTGCGCGCCGACCTGGGCGCGGGTCCGGGCGCCGCGCACCTGGTGCTGGCAGCGTTCACCCTCGGCCACGCCTGCCCGCTCATCGCCTCCGCCAGGCTCGGCGACAGCTTCGGCCACCGCGCGCTGTTCGCCCTCGGCGCCGCCCTGTTCGCCCTGGCCACGGCGGCCTGCGCGGTCGCGCCGTCGACCGGGGCGCTGGTGGCGGCCCGGCTCCTGCAGGGCGCGGGCAGCGGGATCGTCGCGCCCCAGGTGTTCTCGCTCATCCGGACCGCGCTGCCCGCCCACCGGCACGGCCGCGCGCTGGCCGCGTTCGGCGCGGTCATCGGCACGGCCTCGGCGATCGGCCCGGTGCTGGGCGGCGCGCTGCTGGCCGCCGACCCGCTCGGCCTCGGCTGGCGCGCGCTGTTCCTGGCGCAGCTCCCGGTCGCGCTCGCCGCCCTCGCCGGTTCCGCCCTGCTGCCCGCGGCGGAGAAGGCCCGGGACGGCAAGGCCCGGACCGGCAAGGCCCGGACCGGCAAGGCCCGGACCGGCAAGGCCCAGACCGGCAGACCCCAAGCGCCGCAACGGGTCGACGCGCTCGGCGCCGCGCTGGTCGCCGCGTGCTGCGCCGCGCTCGTGCTGCCGCTGGCCGTCGGCCCGGACGCCGGGTGGCCGCCCTGGGCGTTCGCCTCGCTCGGCGCGGCCGTCGTCCTGGGCGCGGCTTTCCTGCTCTCCCAACGCCTCCGAGCCGACCCGCTGGTGCACCCGGAGGCACTGCGCCACCGCGCCACCCGCACCGGCGTGCTGGTCGTGCTGGTGTTCAACGCGGGCGTGCCCTCGCTGACCTACCTGGTGCTGCTGCACCTGCAGGAGCAGGGCCGGACCCCGCTGCAGGCCGCGCTGGTCAACACCCCGTACGCGCTCGCCGCCGTCCTCGGCAGCGCGCTCGCCCCCGCACTGGCCGAGCACCGCCGCACCACACCCGCGGCAGCCGCCGCGCTGGCCCTGGTCACCGCCGCCCTCACCGCGCTCCCGCTCGGCCCCGTGCCGCTCGCGCTGGGCGGAGCCGCGTTCGGGCTGTTCACCTCGACGGTGTTCGCGCTGGTGCTCTCCCGCGCCCCGGAACCGGCGGCGGCCTCCGTCGCGGGCCTGCTGCCCACCGCGCAGCAGCTCGGCGGCACGGTCGGCGTCGCGCTCGCCGGGACCGCCCACGCCGCAGGCGGTTTCCCGGCGGCCATGGCCTACGAGGCCCTGGTGTTCGCGCTCGCGGCGGCGGGCGCGTCCCGGCTGGTCACCGGAGGACCCGCCACCACGAAACCCGCCACCGCGAAGCCATCCACCGCCGACAGCAGCTGA
- a CDS encoding alpha/beta fold hydrolase: protein MTEPTTFVLVHGAWHGAAQWGPTRRALARLGAHSTAVDLPGHGFGAPLPSGYLLPGQPGLTTEPSAVAGLSAADSADAVLDALAAARRHGRVVLVAHSAGGGPASLAVERAPALVDRLVYLTAFVPARPRFTDYTATPENAAALSGALRVGDPDAIGAFRINPLSDNKSYVDTLREAFYGELDEREFGAWRLALTPDEQFASLESPVPVTARRWGSVPRAFLRCADDRALTAEAQDLMIREADEAFPEHPFAVRTLPGGHSPFATRPEELARHLVDLA from the coding sequence GTGACCGAACCGACCACCTTCGTCCTCGTCCACGGCGCCTGGCACGGCGCGGCCCAGTGGGGCCCGACCCGCCGCGCGCTCGCCCGCCTCGGCGCGCACAGCACCGCCGTCGACCTGCCCGGCCACGGCTTCGGCGCGCCGCTGCCGTCCGGCTACCTGCTGCCCGGACAGCCGGGGCTGACCACCGAACCCTCAGCCGTGGCAGGGCTTTCCGCCGCCGACTCCGCCGACGCGGTGCTCGACGCGCTGGCCGCCGCGCGCCGCCACGGTCGGGTCGTGCTCGTCGCGCACAGCGCGGGCGGCGGACCGGCCTCCCTCGCCGTCGAACGCGCGCCCGCCCTGGTCGACCGCCTCGTCTACCTCACCGCGTTCGTCCCCGCCCGCCCCCGCTTCACCGACTACACCGCCACGCCCGAGAACGCCGCCGCGCTCTCCGGCGCCCTGCGCGTCGGCGACCCGGACGCGATCGGCGCGTTCCGCATCAACCCGTTGTCCGACAACAAGTCCTATGTGGACACGTTGCGCGAGGCGTTCTACGGCGAGCTGGACGAGCGCGAGTTCGGCGCCTGGCGGCTCGCGCTCACCCCGGACGAGCAGTTCGCGTCCCTGGAGTCCCCGGTCCCGGTCACCGCGCGGCGCTGGGGGAGCGTGCCCAGGGCGTTCCTGCGCTGCGCCGACGACCGCGCCCTCACCGCCGAGGCGCAGGACCTGATGATCCGCGAGGCCGACGAGGCGTTCCCCGAGCACCCGTTCGCCGTGCGCACCCTGCCCGGCGGGCACAGCCCGTTCGCCACCCGCCCCGAGGAGCTGGCCCGCCACCTGGTGGACCTGGCGTGA
- a CDS encoding LysR family transcriptional regulator yields MGVLVEARHLRYALALAEQQHFGRAARVLGMAQPPLSRQIALLEKEVGARLFDRTARGVFPTAAGEAFLARARRALAELGAAAVDAGRADRGETGRLRLGFVASALLEPLPGVLGPFGRRHADVRLELRETASAQGVAELVAGELDVVFGLGRPRGRGVGDLVSVVVGRDALVAVVGAGHPWAGVASVGLEQLRRQRLIVSPGSEEPAVGAWLRGLLGEEALAGAVQARDVHTIIGMAACGIGVGLGPERMRVAERAGVWFCAVEPVVELPELVLSFRAGDDSPVLAAFLAVVRERCPGVAARLAEVGAR; encoded by the coding sequence ATGGGGGTTCTGGTGGAGGCACGGCACCTGAGGTACGCGCTGGCGCTGGCCGAGCAGCAGCACTTCGGCCGCGCGGCGCGGGTTCTCGGCATGGCGCAGCCGCCGCTGTCGCGCCAGATCGCCTTGCTGGAGAAGGAGGTCGGCGCGCGCCTGTTCGACCGGACGGCGCGCGGGGTGTTCCCGACGGCGGCGGGCGAGGCGTTCCTGGCGCGGGCCCGGCGGGCGCTGGCGGAGCTGGGGGCGGCGGCGGTGGACGCGGGGCGGGCGGACCGGGGCGAGACAGGGCGGTTGCGGCTGGGGTTCGTGGCGTCGGCGCTGCTGGAGCCGCTGCCGGGGGTGCTGGGGCCGTTCGGGCGGCGGCACGCGGACGTGCGGTTGGAGCTGCGGGAGACGGCGAGCGCGCAGGGCGTGGCCGAGCTGGTCGCCGGAGAGCTGGACGTGGTGTTCGGGCTGGGGCGGCCGAGGGGGCGCGGGGTCGGGGACCTGGTGTCGGTGGTGGTGGGGCGGGACGCGCTGGTGGCCGTGGTGGGGGCGGGGCACCCGTGGGCGGGGGTGGCGTCGGTGGGGCTGGAGCAGTTGCGGCGTCAGCGGTTGATCGTGTCGCCGGGGTCGGAGGAGCCCGCGGTGGGCGCGTGGTTGCGCGGGCTGCTCGGCGAGGAGGCGCTGGCGGGGGCGGTCCAGGCGCGGGACGTGCACACGATCATCGGCATGGCGGCGTGCGGCATCGGTGTGGGGCTGGGTCCGGAGCGGATGCGGGTGGCGGAGCGGGCGGGGGTGTGGTTCTGCGCGGTGGAGCCGGTGGTGGAGCTGCCGGAGCTGGTGCTGTCGTTCCGGGCCGGGGACGACTCGCCGGTGCTGGCGGCGTTCCTGGCGGTGGTGCGCGAGCGCTGCCCCGGCGTGGCGGCCCGGTTGGCGGAGGTGGGGGCCCGGTGA
- a CDS encoding SDR family NAD(P)-dependent oxidoreductase codes for MSWQRFVDTALDRSLLGYTRVGCAVRRAWWPADAPAGALAGRVVVVTGAKAGLGFAAALGLARLGASLRLVVRGDGGRARELIRRAVPGADVTVDRCDVSLLSEVRDLAAGLGRVDVLVHNAGVLPSARTETAEGNEVMLATHVLGPHLLTSLLRDRLPVGARVIWVASGGMYSQPLVVDDLQYERGEYRPTTGYARTKRMQVVLARLWSQRLDGVAVHSTHPGWANTGGVATSLPRFHAVTRPLLRSPERGADTIVWLAAAKEPGWSTGLLWHDREVRPLHYLRSTYERSQRPSALWDGVERLTRSAG; via the coding sequence ATGTCGTGGCAGAGGTTCGTCGACACCGCGCTGGACCGGTCGCTGCTGGGGTACACGCGCGTGGGGTGCGCGGTCCGGCGGGCGTGGTGGCCCGCGGACGCGCCCGCCGGGGCGCTGGCGGGGCGGGTCGTCGTGGTGACCGGCGCCAAGGCCGGGCTCGGGTTCGCCGCCGCGTTGGGGTTGGCGCGGTTGGGGGCGTCGCTGCGGCTGGTGGTGCGCGGTGACGGCGGGCGGGCGCGCGAGCTGATCAGGCGGGCCGTGCCGGGGGCCGACGTGACCGTGGACCGGTGCGACGTGAGCCTGCTGTCCGAGGTGCGCGACCTCGCGGCGGGCCTGGGGCGGGTGGACGTGCTGGTGCACAACGCGGGCGTGCTGCCGTCCGCGCGGACCGAGACGGCCGAGGGCAACGAGGTCATGCTGGCCACCCACGTGCTCGGCCCGCACCTGCTGACGTCCCTGCTGCGCGACCGGCTGCCGGTGGGCGCGCGGGTGATCTGGGTGGCGTCGGGCGGGATGTACTCGCAGCCGCTGGTCGTGGACGATCTGCAGTACGAGCGCGGGGAGTACCGGCCGACGACCGGGTACGCGCGCACCAAGCGGATGCAGGTGGTGCTGGCGCGGCTGTGGTCGCAGCGGCTGGACGGCGTCGCGGTGCACTCGACGCACCCCGGTTGGGCGAACACCGGCGGGGTGGCGACGTCGCTGCCGCGGTTCCACGCGGTGACCAGGCCGCTGTTGCGCTCGCCGGAGCGCGGGGCGGACACGATCGTGTGGCTGGCGGCGGCCAAGGAGCCGGGGTGGAGCACGGGGTTGCTGTGGCACGACCGGGAGGTTCGGCCGCTGCACTACCTGCGGTCGACGTACGAGCGGTCGCAGCGGCCGAGCGCGCTGTGGGACGGGGTGGAGCGGTTGACGCGGTCGGCGGGGTAG
- the surE gene encoding 5'/3'-nucleotidase SurE: MRALVTNDDGIDSPGLLALARGAREHGWEVVVAAPEREASGTSAGLTAAGDHRSIHVERRDLDGFEAYAVAGHPGLIALVASRGGFGEVPDVVLSGVNRGANTGRAVLHSGTVGAVLTASVNDLRGMAVSLDVPLEGEVEYLWDSAVTVARGLFDVLAGLPDGAVLNVNAPNVADPGEPVRATLAEFGSVQTRVKRADEGTIDVNSVLVPGDLPEGSDAALLVAGRATVTPLRSVGEDLELRW; encoded by the coding sequence ATGAGGGCACTGGTCACCAACGACGACGGCATCGACTCGCCGGGGTTGCTGGCGCTGGCGCGAGGTGCGCGGGAGCACGGCTGGGAGGTCGTGGTCGCCGCCCCGGAGCGGGAGGCCAGCGGCACCAGCGCGGGCCTGACGGCGGCGGGCGACCACCGGAGCATCCACGTGGAGCGGCGCGACCTGGACGGCTTCGAGGCCTACGCGGTCGCCGGGCACCCAGGGCTCATCGCGCTGGTGGCGTCGCGCGGCGGGTTCGGCGAGGTGCCGGACGTGGTGCTGTCCGGGGTCAACCGGGGCGCCAACACCGGGCGCGCGGTGCTGCACTCGGGGACGGTGGGCGCGGTGCTGACGGCGTCGGTGAACGACCTGCGCGGCATGGCGGTGTCGCTGGACGTGCCGCTGGAGGGCGAGGTCGAGTACCTGTGGGACTCGGCCGTGACGGTGGCGCGGGGGTTGTTCGACGTGCTCGCCGGCCTGCCGGATGGGGCGGTGCTGAACGTGAACGCCCCGAACGTCGCCGACCCCGGCGAGCCGGTGCGGGCGACGCTGGCGGAGTTCGGGTCGGTGCAGACGCGGGTGAAGCGGGCGGACGAGGGGACGATCGACGTGAACTCGGTCCTCGTGCCGGGCGACCTCCCGGAGGGCAGCGACGCGGCCCTGCTGGTGGCGGGCAGGGCCACGGTGACGCCGCTGCGGTCGGTGGGGGAGGACCTGGAGCTCAGGTGGTGA
- a CDS encoding 1-phosphofructokinase family hexose kinase: MTELVAVFAPSPQLTVTVEDLDGAPDIHLHAGGQGVWQSRMISSLGAEVVLIAALGGETGEVLRNLVGVELKVLDVTARNGAYVHDRRAGERETLVEMPADHLSRHELDDLYELALVECLRAEVAVLSGPNDDVVPDEVYRRLTADLRGQGRDVVVDLSGGRLAAALEGGPTVVKVSHDELVEDGRSKSDAEEDLVAAMREIAECGARAVVVSRASEPTLALIGSKLYEVTAPGLSTVDTKGGGDSMTAGLAAGLALGIDLEEALRLGAAAGSLNVTRHGLGTGGGEAVQELAARVDLRVVEGE; this comes from the coding sequence GTGACGGAACTCGTGGCGGTGTTCGCGCCTTCTCCCCAGCTGACCGTGACCGTGGAAGACCTGGACGGCGCCCCGGACATCCACCTGCACGCGGGTGGGCAGGGCGTGTGGCAGTCGAGGATGATCTCCTCGCTCGGGGCCGAGGTCGTGCTCATCGCGGCGCTCGGCGGGGAGACCGGCGAGGTGCTGCGCAACCTGGTGGGCGTGGAGCTGAAGGTGCTCGACGTGACGGCGCGCAACGGCGCGTACGTGCACGACCGGCGGGCGGGCGAGCGGGAGACGCTGGTCGAGATGCCCGCCGACCACCTCTCGCGGCACGAGCTGGACGACCTGTACGAGCTGGCCCTGGTGGAGTGCCTGCGGGCCGAGGTGGCGGTGCTCAGCGGCCCGAACGACGACGTCGTGCCGGACGAGGTGTACCGCAGGCTCACCGCCGACCTGCGCGGTCAGGGGCGGGACGTGGTGGTCGACCTGTCCGGAGGCAGGCTCGCGGCGGCGCTGGAGGGCGGGCCGACGGTGGTCAAGGTCAGCCACGACGAGCTCGTCGAGGACGGCCGGTCGAAGTCGGACGCCGAGGAGGACCTGGTGGCGGCGATGCGGGAGATCGCCGAGTGCGGCGCCCGCGCCGTCGTCGTCTCGCGCGCGTCCGAGCCCACGCTGGCGCTGATCGGCTCGAAGCTGTACGAGGTCACCGCACCAGGGTTGTCCACTGTGGACACCAAGGGCGGCGGCGACTCGATGACCGCGGGACTGGCCGCCGGGTTGGCGCTCGGCATCGACCTGGAGGAGGCTTTGAGGCTGGGCGCGGCGGCGGGCTCGCTGAACGTCACCCGGCACGGTCTGGGCACCGGTGGCGGGGAGGCGGTGCAGGAGCTCGCCGCGCGGGTGGACCTGCGAGTCGTGGAGGGCGAATGA
- a CDS encoding BNR repeat-containing protein codes for MGKRFHTPLALAPAAPAAPGAALLSDTELDPAALYSVTYEGLVNTNSFQQDAILTAHGHQYAAWYTSSREAVVARRALGGPWRTAVLPHRLTADDSHNAISLGVSRATGALHVAMDCHNTRLHHTESVPGLTARPGNYEWSAGLFGPVRRTLGGLELGPMTYPAFLTAPDGALQFSYRTGCSGDGAQELAELRDGRWRALGAWTSATGEYTAPNGVVSGTRNAYLHGLTYDLRGRLHAAFTWREGVVGVAGAPGGLANHDTGYAFSDDRGRTWRNAGGAVVGTTGGAPIGIASPGVLVDRVGPDRGLMNQESQAVDSSGAPHVVISHVPERFTGGVEDYPRQRAQHGRVFHLVRRGSGWVKREVPVVPGHTQRTRLVLDRADNAYLLMPRGRIVSASAASGWADWTQVRDGLPGAFGEVCVDVGRVRSEGVLSVLYQRESTRATPSPIRVADLRLG; via the coding sequence ATGGGAAAACGCTTTCACACCCCGCTCGCCCTCGCGCCCGCCGCCCCGGCGGCGCCGGGTGCGGCGCTGCTGTCGGACACCGAGCTCGATCCCGCCGCCCTGTACTCGGTGACCTATGAGGGGCTGGTCAACACCAACTCGTTCCAGCAGGACGCGATCCTCACCGCGCACGGCCACCAGTACGCGGCCTGGTACACCTCCTCGCGCGAGGCGGTGGTCGCCCGCCGCGCGCTGGGCGGCCCGTGGCGCACCGCCGTCCTGCCGCACCGGCTCACCGCCGACGACTCGCACAACGCGATCTCCCTGGGCGTCTCGCGCGCGACCGGCGCGCTGCACGTGGCCATGGACTGCCACAACACCCGCCTGCACCACACCGAGTCCGTGCCGGGCCTGACCGCCCGGCCCGGCAACTACGAGTGGTCGGCGGGCCTGTTCGGCCCGGTCCGGCGCACCCTCGGCGGCCTGGAGCTGGGCCCGATGACCTACCCGGCGTTCCTGACCGCCCCGGACGGCGCGCTCCAGTTCTCCTACCGCACCGGCTGCTCCGGCGACGGCGCGCAGGAGCTGGCGGAGCTGCGCGACGGCCGGTGGCGGGCGCTGGGCGCGTGGACGTCGGCGACCGGCGAGTACACCGCCCCGAACGGCGTGGTGTCCGGGACCCGCAACGCCTACCTGCACGGCCTGACCTACGACCTGCGCGGGAGGCTGCACGCGGCGTTCACCTGGCGCGAGGGCGTCGTCGGCGTCGCGGGCGCGCCGGGAGGGCTGGCCAACCACGACACCGGGTACGCCTTCAGCGACGACCGGGGCCGCACCTGGCGCAACGCCGGGGGCGCGGTCGTCGGCACGACCGGCGGCGCGCCGATCGGCATCGCCTCGCCGGGCGTGCTGGTCGACCGGGTCGGGCCGGACCGGGGGCTGATGAACCAGGAGTCGCAGGCGGTCGACTCCTCCGGCGCGCCGCACGTGGTGATCAGCCACGTGCCGGAGCGGTTCACCGGCGGAGTCGAGGACTACCCGAGGCAGCGCGCCCAGCACGGGCGGGTGTTCCACCTGGTGCGGCGCGGTTCCGGGTGGGTCAAGCGGGAGGTGCCGGTGGTGCCGGGGCACACCCAGCGCACCAGGCTCGTCCTGGACCGGGCGGACAACGCGTACCTGCTGATGCCGCGCGGGCGGATCGTCTCCGCGTCGGCGGCGAGCGGGTGGGCGGACTGGACGCAGGTGCGCGACGGGCTGCCCGGCGCGTTCGGCGAGGTGTGCGTGGACGTCGGGCGGGTGCGGTCGGAGGGGGTGCTGTCGGTGCTGTACCAGCGGGAGTCGACGCGCGCGACGCCGTCGCCGATCCGGGTGGCGGACCTCCGGCTCGGGTGA
- a CDS encoding G1 family glutamic endopeptidase: MPTPFEAAERRTGAAEPLEHPPLQVGPEGWAQDPAVPPGGPRVAPEAPPRVEAPPPPLAEAALPGTDAGSSTNWAGYVLRGAPGTFRSVSATWTVPHPHSRPGVGDYYTQCAVWVGLDGAHPGAGHLAQVGVDVNDLGGEREYQLWWELETGGVGASPIPHPVRAGDELRAGVAHLFGGTFAISVECRAAGWAYRRRHSYPPGTPVPPLGSAEVIVEAPMFRGVTGMLTDFGSVEFLDVAVNDLPLSGFAGAATRYDMVDGVELLAETGPLGDGFGVCWRGYGRPRRALSGQVWKG; the protein is encoded by the coding sequence ATGCCCACGCCGTTCGAGGCGGCCGAGCGCAGGACCGGAGCGGCGGAGCCGCTCGAGCACCCCCCGCTGCAGGTGGGACCGGAGGGGTGGGCGCAGGACCCCGCCGTGCCGCCGGGCGGGCCGCGGGTCGCGCCCGAGGCGCCGCCGCGGGTCGAGGCGCCGCCGCCCCCGCTGGCCGAGGCCGCGCTGCCCGGCACCGACGCCGGGTCGTCCACGAACTGGGCCGGGTACGTGCTCAGGGGCGCGCCGGGCACGTTCCGCTCGGTCTCCGCGACCTGGACCGTGCCGCACCCGCACTCCCGGCCCGGCGTCGGCGACTACTACACGCAGTGCGCGGTGTGGGTCGGCCTGGACGGCGCGCACCCCGGAGCCGGGCACCTGGCGCAGGTCGGGGTGGACGTCAACGACCTGGGCGGCGAGCGCGAGTACCAGCTGTGGTGGGAGCTGGAGACCGGCGGGGTCGGCGCGTCCCCGATCCCGCACCCGGTGCGCGCGGGCGACGAGCTGCGGGCAGGCGTGGCGCACCTGTTCGGCGGCACGTTCGCGATCTCCGTGGAGTGCCGCGCCGCCGGGTGGGCCTACCGGCGGCGGCACAGCTACCCGCCGGGCACGCCCGTGCCGCCGCTGGGCAGCGCGGAGGTGATCGTGGAGGCGCCGATGTTCCGGGGCGTCACGGGGATGCTGACGGACTTCGGGTCGGTGGAGTTCCTGGACGTGGCGGTGAACGACCTGCCGCTGTCCGGGTTCGCGGGCGCGGCGACGCGGTACGACATGGTGGACGGGGTCGAGCTGCTCGCGGAGACCGGGCCGCTCGGGGACGGGTTCGGGGTGTGCTGGCGCGGGTACGGGCGGCCGCGGCGCGCGCTCAGCGGTCAGGTGTGGAAGGGGTGA
- a CDS encoding FAD-dependent oxidoreductase: MVVSTPRSSVSPSPEHTPSRPGRDREAVLLPARPGRARAEGDGPKVAVVGGGIAGVAAAVALAERGARVVLHEAREDLGGRLRGWESGNGEVMTRGFHAFFRQYYNLRALLRRVDPGLGRLRPVADYPLVHANGARESFEGLPLTPPWNVAGFVLRSPAFGLRDLVRMNGAAASALFDVSVPGTYADLDGVDADAFLRRIGFPDAARHLAFEVFSRSFFAHPSRLSAAELVTMFHIYFLGSSEGLLFDVPDAPYPETLWGPLRHHLEALGAEVRTGSAVERVDRTGSGHRVVAGGVADEVDAVVLAADVRGLRSVVGASPELADAAWRTRVGSLRTAPPFLVSRYWLDRPARVDRPPFLGTSGFRLLDNISVLDLFEEPARAWRERTGGSVVELHAYAVDEAEVATEAGRAEVAARLLAEAEGVFPELAGARVEHVEHVVGEDCPLFAPGTFGDRPTVTTTDPTVVVAGDLVRVDLPVALMERAATSGFLAANALLEHWGVQGHDLWSVPNRGRSPLLRKAAARAPKVR, encoded by the coding sequence ATGGTCGTCAGCACCCCGAGGTCCTCCGTCTCACCGTCACCCGAGCACACCCCGTCACGGCCGGGTCGTGACCGCGAGGCGGTCCTGCTGCCCGCCCGGCCCGGTCGGGCCCGCGCCGAGGGCGACGGCCCGAAGGTCGCCGTGGTGGGTGGTGGCATCGCGGGCGTCGCGGCGGCGGTCGCGCTGGCCGAGCGGGGCGCGCGGGTGGTGCTGCACGAGGCGCGCGAGGACCTCGGCGGCAGGCTGCGCGGCTGGGAGAGCGGCAACGGCGAGGTGATGACCAGGGGTTTCCACGCGTTCTTCCGCCAGTACTACAACCTGCGCGCCCTGCTGCGCCGCGTCGACCCCGGCCTCGGCAGGCTGCGCCCGGTCGCCGACTACCCGCTCGTGCACGCCAACGGCGCCCGCGAGAGCTTCGAGGGCCTCCCGCTGACCCCGCCGTGGAACGTCGCCGGGTTCGTGCTGCGCAGCCCCGCGTTCGGCCTGCGCGACCTGGTCCGGATGAACGGCGCCGCCGCCTCCGCCCTGTTCGACGTGAGCGTGCCCGGCACGTACGCCGACCTGGACGGGGTCGACGCCGACGCGTTCCTGCGCCGCATCGGCTTCCCGGACGCCGCCAGGCACCTGGCGTTCGAGGTGTTCTCGCGCAGCTTCTTCGCGCACCCGTCGCGGCTGTCGGCGGCCGAGCTGGTGACGATGTTCCACATCTACTTCCTCGGCTCCAGCGAGGGCCTGCTGTTCGACGTCCCGGACGCGCCGTACCCGGAGACGCTGTGGGGGCCGCTGCGCCACCACCTGGAGGCGCTCGGCGCCGAGGTGCGCACCGGCAGCGCGGTGGAGCGGGTCGACCGGACCGGCTCGGGCCACCGGGTCGTGGCGGGCGGGGTCGCGGACGAGGTCGACGCCGTGGTGCTGGCGGCGGACGTGCGCGGCCTGCGCTCGGTGGTCGGCGCCTCGCCGGAGCTGGCCGACGCCGCCTGGCGCACCCGCGTGGGCTCGCTGCGCACGGCCCCGCCGTTCCTGGTGTCCCGCTACTGGCTCGACCGCCCGGCCCGCGTGGACCGGCCGCCGTTCCTGGGCACCAGCGGGTTCCGGCTGCTGGACAACATCAGCGTGCTGGACCTGTTCGAGGAGCCCGCGCGGGCGTGGCGGGAGCGGACCGGCGGGTCCGTGGTGGAGCTGCACGCGTACGCCGTCGACGAGGCCGAGGTGGCGACCGAGGCCGGTCGCGCGGAGGTGGCGGCGCGGCTGCTCGCCGAGGCCGAGGGCGTGTTCCCGGAGCTGGCTGGGGCGCGGGTCGAGCACGTGGAGCACGTGGTGGGGGAGGACTGCCCGCTGTTCGCGCCGGGGACCTTCGGCGACCGGCCGACCGTGACCACCACCGACCCGACCGTGGTGGTGGCGGGCGACCTGGTGCGGGTGGACCTGCCGGTCGCGCTGATGGAACGGGCGGCGACCAGCGGCTTCCTGGCCGCGAACGCCCTGCTGGAGCACTGGGGCGTGCAGGGGCACGACCTGTGGTCGGTGCCGAACCGGGGCCGCTCGCCGCTGCTGCGCAAGGCCGCCGCGCGGGCGCCGAAGGTGCGCTAG